From Anaerolineae bacterium, a single genomic window includes:
- the prmA gene encoding 50S ribosomal protein L11 methyltransferase: MEARVQADGEAVEVISEYFNRVSTGGAVLERVEPAAPPDSPEAGLYWVIGYFPVHHTLEEEECRRRVEEAVWHINQVHPTGPVQFKLLEDEDWAEAWKAHYRPMKLGERLVIKPTWCEWQAQPDEVIIELDPGMAFGTGLHPSTQLCLRALERYCRPGQKVLDLGCGSGILSIAAGKLGAERILALDIDALAVEVAADNAAANGLAERVLVLQGTLPPRGEEDQRAVDEAVLMAPQGFDLMLVNILAEVIATMISHGLDAWLAPDGLMILSGIIQEREELVQDALEEAGLRVVERQTQGDWVGLVVRKTGG; the protein is encoded by the coding sequence TTGGAAGCACGCGTGCAGGCCGATGGGGAAGCCGTGGAAGTCATCAGCGAGTACTTCAATCGGGTGAGCACCGGCGGGGCGGTGCTGGAGCGGGTGGAGCCGGCCGCCCCACCCGATTCCCCAGAGGCCGGCCTGTACTGGGTCATCGGTTATTTCCCCGTCCATCACACGCTGGAAGAGGAGGAATGCCGCCGGCGGGTGGAGGAAGCGGTCTGGCATATCAATCAGGTGCACCCGACCGGCCCCGTGCAGTTCAAACTGCTGGAGGATGAGGATTGGGCCGAGGCCTGGAAGGCCCATTACCGCCCGATGAAGCTGGGCGAACGGCTGGTCATCAAGCCCACCTGGTGCGAGTGGCAGGCTCAGCCGGATGAGGTCATCATCGAGCTGGACCCGGGCATGGCCTTCGGCACTGGCCTGCACCCCTCCACGCAGTTATGCCTCCGGGCGCTGGAGCGCTACTGCCGGCCCGGCCAGAAAGTCCTCGACCTGGGATGCGGCTCCGGCATCCTCTCCATCGCCGCCGGCAAACTGGGGGCCGAGCGCATCCTGGCCCTGGATATTGACGCCTTGGCCGTGGAAGTCGCCGCGGACAACGCGGCTGCCAACGGCCTTGCGGAGCGGGTCCTGGTCCTGCAGGGAACCCTGCCGCCGCGCGGCGAAGAGGACCAGCGCGCCGTGGACGAGGCGGTGCTTATGGCCCCGCAGGGCTTCGATCTCATGCTGGTCAACATCCTGGCGGAGGTCATCGCCACCATGATATCCCACGGCCTGGATGCCTGGCTCGCGCCGGATGGCCTGATGATACTCTCCGGCATCATCCAGGAACGTGAGGAGCTGGTGCAGGATGCCCTGGAGGAAGCCGGCCTCCGCGTCGTGGAGCGCCAAACCCAGGGCGATTGGGTGGGATTAGTCGTCCGCAAAACCGGAGGATGA
- a CDS encoding 16S rRNA (uracil(1498)-N(3))-methyltransferase, with protein MHRFFVSPNAIGRGRVLIQGQQAHHIRNVLRMTPGEHIIILDDSGWEMEVELTEVEPYQISGNIIRRMLARGEPRVKVSLYQAMLKGDRFEFALQKGTELGIVEFVPIITSRCVVANLDDIRRKHERWERIIREAAEQSRRGRLPVLEPATMFQQALERARDAGSLTLLPWEGETRTSLKRLLSEAPLPFSINLFIGPEGGFTEDEVRMAQAYGVRTVSLGPRILRAETAGIVAAAAILYEAGDLEPLPA; from the coding sequence ATGCACCGCTTTTTCGTCTCCCCAAACGCCATCGGGCGCGGCCGGGTGCTTATCCAGGGCCAGCAGGCGCACCATATCCGCAACGTCCTGCGCATGACCCCGGGAGAGCACATCATCATCCTGGACGATTCCGGTTGGGAAATGGAGGTGGAGCTGACCGAAGTCGAGCCGTACCAGATCAGCGGGAACATTATCCGCCGCATGCTTGCCCGGGGCGAACCGCGGGTCAAGGTCAGCCTGTACCAGGCCATGCTGAAGGGGGACCGCTTCGAATTCGCCCTGCAGAAGGGGACGGAGCTGGGCATTGTGGAGTTCGTGCCCATTATCACATCCCGCTGTGTGGTCGCCAACCTGGATGATATCCGCCGCAAGCATGAGCGCTGGGAGCGCATTATCCGCGAAGCCGCCGAACAGTCCCGCCGCGGCCGGCTCCCTGTCCTGGAGCCGGCCACCATGTTCCAGCAAGCCCTCGAACGTGCCCGCGACGCCGGCAGTTTGACCCTGCTCCCCTGGGAAGGCGAGACCCGTACCAGCCTGAAGCGCCTGCTGTCCGAAGCGCCGCTTCCCTTCTCCATCAATCTCTTCATCGGGCCGGAGGGCGGCTTCACGGAGGACGAAGTGCGCATGGCGCAGGCCTACGGCGTCCGCACCGTCAGCCTGGGGCCGCGCATCCTGCGCGCCGAAACCGCCGGCATCGTCGCCGCCGCCGCCATCCTCTACGAGGCCGGCGACCTGGAACCCCTGCCGGCGTGA